Proteins encoded in a region of the Nonomuraea helvata genome:
- a CDS encoding DUF3040 domain-containing protein, with product MPLSEHEQRLLEQIEQALYAEDPKWANTVRISDPRTHYKRRLIRASIGFALGVVVMMVGVVISGGALIPLGVGGFVVMLAACLWGLSSWKRMNGFGDSPPSSGTGTPQGKQARRNRGTFMERMEERWRRRHDDR from the coding sequence GTGCCGCTCTCTGAGCACGAGCAGCGCTTGCTCGAACAGATCGAGCAGGCCCTCTACGCCGAGGACCCGAAGTGGGCCAACACCGTAAGGATCAGTGACCCGCGCACCCATTACAAGCGTCGCCTGATCAGGGCCTCCATCGGCTTTGCTCTCGGCGTCGTCGTCATGATGGTCGGCGTGGTGATAAGTGGCGGTGCGCTGATCCCGCTCGGCGTCGGCGGTTTCGTGGTCATGCTCGCCGCGTGTCTGTGGGGCCTGTCCAGCTGGAAACGCATGAATGGGTTCGGTGACTCCCCTCCCTCCTCCGGTACGGGCACCCCTCAGGGCAAGCAGGCCCGCCGTAACCGGGGCACCTTCATGGAGCGCATGGAAGAGCGCTGGCGCCGTCGCCACGACGATCGCTGA
- a CDS encoding DNA polymerase IV, with the protein MSRKQITGIGPAPRTGADDSGCPILHVDMDAFFASVELLDRPELRGRPVIVGSPAGRGVVLSATYEARAQGVHSAMPMSRARRLCPQATVIPPSHGKYSEVSKGVMEIFHAITPLVEPIASDEAFLDVGGARRRLGPPAAIAAMIREQVLERYGITCSVGVASSKFVAKLASKQCKPDGLLVVPADQVVDFLHPLPVSALWGVGERTEQSLVRLGIRTVGDLARVPPATLQRELGQAVGGHLAALAWGRDERAVSAHVPDKSIGNEETFAVDVDDPEVIKRELLRLSERVAARMRKGGHVGRTVSVKLRRADFTTINRSRTLREPTDVAQVIYATACELFEAADLQRVRLRLVGVRMENLRPAEEATRQLSLGERETGWREAEQAMDRAIRRFGPDAVVPASLVRGKLDEAET; encoded by the coding sequence GTGTCCCGCAAGCAGATCACAGGCATCGGCCCCGCTCCGCGTACCGGGGCCGATGACAGCGGCTGCCCGATCCTCCACGTCGACATGGACGCCTTCTTCGCCAGCGTCGAGCTGCTCGACCGCCCGGAGCTGCGCGGCCGCCCGGTGATCGTGGGCTCGCCCGCCGGGCGTGGCGTCGTGCTCAGCGCCACGTACGAGGCGAGGGCCCAGGGCGTGCACTCGGCGATGCCGATGAGCAGGGCGCGCAGACTCTGCCCGCAGGCCACGGTCATCCCGCCCAGCCACGGCAAATACTCCGAGGTCTCCAAGGGCGTCATGGAGATCTTCCACGCGATCACCCCACTGGTGGAGCCCATCGCGTCCGACGAGGCGTTCCTCGACGTCGGGGGCGCCAGGCGCCGGCTCGGCCCGCCCGCCGCCATCGCCGCCATGATCAGGGAGCAGGTCCTCGAGCGCTACGGCATCACGTGCTCGGTCGGCGTGGCGAGCAGCAAGTTCGTGGCGAAGCTGGCCTCCAAGCAGTGCAAGCCCGACGGGCTCCTGGTGGTGCCCGCCGACCAGGTCGTGGACTTCCTCCACCCGCTGCCCGTGTCGGCGTTGTGGGGCGTCGGCGAGCGCACTGAGCAGTCCCTCGTACGCCTCGGCATCCGCACCGTCGGCGACCTGGCCAGAGTGCCGCCCGCCACCCTCCAGCGCGAGCTCGGCCAGGCCGTCGGCGGTCATCTGGCGGCGCTGGCGTGGGGCCGCGACGAGCGGGCGGTGAGCGCCCACGTGCCCGACAAGAGCATCGGCAATGAGGAGACGTTCGCGGTCGACGTGGACGATCCCGAGGTGATCAAGCGGGAGCTGCTGCGCCTTTCCGAGCGGGTGGCCGCCAGGATGCGTAAGGGCGGCCACGTGGGAAGGACTGTAAGTGTGAAGCTACGCCGAGCCGATTTCACCACGATCAACCGCTCGCGCACGCTGCGCGAGCCGACCGACGTGGCTCAGGTGATTTACGCCACAGCCTGCGAGCTGTTCGAGGCGGCCGACCTCCAGCGCGTACGGCTGCGCCTGGTGGGGGTCCGGATGGAGAACCTCCGGCCGGCGGAGGAGGCCACCCGGCAGCTCAGCCTCGGGGAGCGGGAGACCGGCTGGCGTGAGGCCGAGCAGGCGATGGACAGGGCGATCCGGAGATTCGGTCCCGATGCGGTGGTCCCGGCATCGCTCGTACGTGGCAAGCTTGATGAAGCAGAGACATGA
- a CDS encoding methyltransferase domain-containing protein: protein MRAEGATRTPAVRTAVVWDALRSVLTERAAATGRDALDIVDAGGGTGGFAVPLAALGHTVTVVDPSPDSLAALERRAKEKGVGVRALQGDADGLDELLSRDSADLVLCHSVLEYVEDPTSALAAVAGVLRKGGAVSVLAANPVASAIHRALAGQFDEARAVLGDPAGTWGDRDPTPRRFAAEALAELLSATGFSVSAVHGVRVFADLVPSRLVDGEPGAAEALVALEQAAAAHPVLRDIATQLHVLGHRL, encoded by the coding sequence TTGCGTGCTGAAGGCGCCACGAGGACCCCGGCGGTGCGGACCGCCGTTGTCTGGGACGCGTTGCGGTCCGTGCTGACCGAGCGGGCGGCGGCGACCGGGCGCGATGCGCTCGACATCGTCGACGCCGGAGGCGGCACCGGGGGGTTCGCCGTGCCGCTGGCCGCGCTCGGCCACACCGTCACCGTCGTCGATCCGAGCCCCGACTCGCTGGCCGCGCTCGAACGCCGCGCCAAGGAGAAGGGCGTGGGCGTACGCGCCCTGCAGGGCGACGCCGACGGCCTGGACGAGCTGCTCAGCCGTGACAGCGCCGACCTGGTCCTGTGCCACAGCGTGCTCGAGTACGTCGAAGACCCGACCAGCGCGCTGGCCGCCGTCGCGGGCGTGCTGCGCAAGGGCGGCGCCGTGAGCGTGCTGGCCGCCAACCCCGTCGCCAGCGCCATCCACCGGGCGCTCGCCGGCCAGTTCGACGAGGCGCGGGCCGTGCTGGGCGATCCCGCGGGCACGTGGGGCGACCGCGATCCCACGCCGAGGCGCTTCGCCGCGGAGGCGCTCGCCGAGCTGCTGAGCGCCACCGGGTTCTCCGTCAGCGCCGTCCACGGCGTCCGGGTCTTCGCCGACCTCGTGCCGAGCAGGCTCGTCGACGGCGAGCCCGGCGCGGCGGAGGCGCTCGTCGCGCTCGAACAGGCCGCCGCCGCCCATCCCGTGCTGAGAGACATCGCCACACAGCTGCACGTGCTCGGTCATAGGCTTTAG
- a CDS encoding MmcQ/YjbR family DNA-binding protein: MVTEDDVRRLALALPETLEKTMYGTPAFYVRGAWFARLRDEGDVLVLPVGSEEGKAGLIAAGPGTFFTTPHYDGSATVLVRFGAVDADELRELLTDAWRLRAPKRLAAAYDI; this comes from the coding sequence ATGGTGACCGAGGACGACGTGCGCCGGCTCGCCCTGGCGCTGCCCGAGACCCTTGAGAAGACCATGTACGGCACGCCCGCCTTCTACGTGCGCGGCGCATGGTTCGCCCGGCTCAGGGACGAGGGCGACGTGCTGGTGCTGCCGGTGGGCTCCGAGGAGGGGAAGGCCGGGCTCATCGCGGCCGGACCCGGCACGTTCTTCACGACGCCGCACTACGACGGTTCCGCCACCGTGCTGGTGCGGTTCGGGGCGGTGGACGCCGACGAGCTGCGCGAGCTGCTGACGGACGCGTGGCGGCTGCGGGCGCCGAAGCGGCTGGCGGCCGCTTACGACATCTGA
- the nusB gene encoding transcription antitermination factor NusB: MSARGKARRRALDILFEAELRGEDPLKILAERVERQEPPVNEYTSTIVEGVARHHARIDELITTYAEGWTLDRMPAVDRNLLRGGTYELLWMPGVPEGVVISEWVHLAGELSTDESPQFVNGLLARFKQLKPSLTL, encoded by the coding sequence GTGTCGGCACGCGGCAAAGCACGCCGGCGGGCGCTTGACATCCTCTTCGAGGCCGAGCTGCGCGGCGAGGATCCGCTGAAGATCCTCGCCGAACGCGTGGAGCGGCAGGAGCCCCCGGTGAACGAATACACCTCGACCATCGTCGAGGGCGTCGCCAGGCACCACGCGCGCATCGACGAGCTCATCACCACGTACGCCGAGGGCTGGACCCTCGACCGGATGCCCGCCGTCGACCGCAACCTGCTGCGCGGCGGCACGTACGAGCTGCTCTGGATGCCCGGCGTGCCCGAGGGCGTGGTGATCAGCGAGTGGGTGCACCTGGCGGGGGAGCTGTCCACCGACGAGTCGCCGCAGTTCGTCAACGGGCTGCTGGCCCGCTTCAAGCAGCTCAAGCCAAGCCTCACCCTTTAG
- the efp gene encoding elongation factor P, translating to MATTNDLKNGMVLKLDGGELWAVVEFQHVKPGKGGAFVRTKLKNVLSGKVVDKTFNAGVKVDVANVDKREMQYSYKDGDDFVFMDTETYDMVNVPSGTVGTAANYMLENTLATIAFNEGSALYVDLPAAVELTISNTEPGLQGDRSTGGTKPATLETGAEIKVPLFITTGEKVKVDTRSGEYLGRA from the coding sequence GTGGCGACGACCAACGACCTCAAGAACGGCATGGTGCTGAAGCTCGACGGCGGTGAGCTGTGGGCCGTCGTGGAGTTCCAGCACGTCAAGCCGGGCAAGGGCGGCGCGTTCGTGCGCACCAAGCTCAAGAACGTCCTCTCGGGCAAGGTCGTCGACAAGACCTTCAACGCCGGGGTGAAGGTCGATGTGGCCAACGTCGACAAGCGCGAGATGCAGTACTCGTACAAGGACGGCGACGACTTCGTGTTCATGGACACCGAGACCTACGACATGGTCAACGTGCCCAGCGGCACCGTCGGCACCGCCGCCAACTACATGCTGGAGAACACTCTGGCCACGATCGCGTTCAACGAGGGCTCGGCTCTTTACGTCGACCTGCCCGCCGCGGTCGAGCTGACCATCTCCAACACCGAGCCCGGCCTGCAGGGCGACCGCTCCACCGGCGGCACCAAGCCCGCCACCCTGGAGACCGGCGCCGAGATCAAGGTCCCGCTCTTCATCACCACCGGCGAGAAGGTCAAGGTCGACACCCGCAGCGGCGAATACCTCGGCCGGGCCTGA
- a CDS encoding Xaa-Pro peptidase family protein — MAFDYVARRARLAELLPAREVHALLVTSPVNVRYLTGLASSNAAVLVRADGTALLATDNRYIEAARALDVPSVEAYDVAEKLTENLAGPGVGIEAAWMSVATYRRLDGGLDSGLDRGLVPLEPVVELLRAVKDDSELELLHTACQITDQAFADVSVKIAPGITERDLARLLDNRMTELGADKPAFDTIVAAGENGAIPHHAPTGRELRAGDLVTMDFGARYQGYHADMTRTVCLGAPAGWQREIYDLVAEAQRAGRHALAPGAGARDVDAAARTVIEGAGHGDHFRHGLGHGVGLEIHEEPFLGPSRTGRLEDRVPITVEPGVYLPGRGGVRIEDTLVTREGGPELFTKTTKELLVL; from the coding sequence ATGGCCTTCGACTACGTGGCGCGGCGCGCGCGCCTCGCCGAGCTGCTGCCCGCGCGTGAGGTCCACGCCCTGCTCGTCACCTCCCCGGTGAACGTCCGCTACCTCACGGGGCTGGCCAGCTCGAACGCCGCCGTCCTGGTCAGGGCCGACGGCACGGCGCTGCTGGCGACCGACAACCGCTACATCGAGGCGGCCCGCGCGCTGGACGTCCCGTCGGTCGAGGCGTACGACGTGGCGGAGAAGCTGACCGAGAACCTGGCTGGGCCGGGCGTCGGCATCGAGGCGGCGTGGATGAGCGTGGCCACCTACCGGCGCCTGGACGGGGGGCTGGACAGCGGGCTGGACAGGGGGCTGGTGCCGCTGGAGCCGGTGGTGGAGCTGTTGCGGGCGGTCAAGGACGACAGCGAGCTGGAGCTCCTCCATACGGCCTGCCAGATCACCGACCAGGCGTTCGCCGACGTGTCCGTGAAGATCGCCCCGGGGATCACCGAACGCGACCTCGCCCGCCTCCTCGACAACCGCATGACGGAGCTCGGGGCCGACAAGCCCGCGTTCGACACGATCGTGGCCGCCGGCGAGAACGGCGCGATCCCGCACCACGCGCCGACCGGCAGGGAGCTGCGCGCGGGCGACCTGGTCACCATGGACTTCGGCGCCCGCTACCAGGGCTACCACGCCGACATGACCAGGACGGTCTGCCTGGGCGCGCCCGCCGGCTGGCAGCGCGAGATCTACGACCTGGTCGCCGAGGCGCAGAGGGCGGGCAGGCACGCCCTGGCCCCCGGCGCGGGGGCCAGGGACGTGGACGCCGCGGCCCGCACCGTCATCGAGGGCGCGGGCCACGGAGACCACTTCCGGCACGGCCTGGGACACGGCGTCGGCCTGGAGATCCACGAGGAGCCGTTCCTCGGCCCTTCGCGGACCGGTAGACTAGAGGATCGAGTTCCGATCACCGTCGAGCCTGGGGTCTACCTCCCGGGCCGGGGCGGGGTTCGCATCGAGGACACCCTCGTGACACGTGAGGGCGGGCCGGAACTTTTCACGAAGACGACAAAGGAGCTGCTCGTCCTTTAG